AGTCCTGCAGTGATCATCGGCGACGCACTGCCTGGAAGAGGACAAAGCGCTTGCCCAGCCTGATTGCCGCTGTCGTCGACCGGCTGCGAGAGGAATGGAGCCCAGAGCAGATCAGCGGTTTCATGGCGCCCTTGTCTGGCGTCGGCGTCAGTCACCAGTGGATCTATTCCTTAATCTGGGATGACAAGGCCCGCGGTGGCGATCTCTGGCAGCACCTCCGCCAGCCCAAGCGGCGCAGCAAGCACCGGGCTCAAGCCAAGAGCGCAGGACTTGGTAAGATTCCCAACCGCGTGGGCATCGAGCATCGCGCGGCTGAGATCGATGAAAGGCGCTTCATTGGCCACTGGGAGGGTGACACCGTGGTCCAGGTGCACAAGCAGTCGGGCCTAGTCACGCTAGTCGAGCGACGTAGCGGCTATCTGCTGGCGGCACGGTTGCCCAAGCTTTCGGCGGAGCTGACGCAAAAGGCCATGATTCGGCTGCTAAAACCTCGCCGCGGTGCTGTCCAGACCATCACCCTGGACAACGGCTCGGAATTCGCTGATCACGAGACCGTGGCCCAGGCGGTAACGGCAGCGACGTACTTCTGCGATCCCTACTGCTCCGGGCAGCGTGGGACCAATGAGAACACCAATGGCCTGATACGACAGTACTTCCCCAAGGGAACGGACTTTCGACAGGTCACCGATGCCAAGCTGCGCAAGGTGGTCGAGAAGCTGAATGACCGACCCCGAAAGCGTCTCGGCTATCGCACACCGGCACAGGTGTTCCTGGGGGAATATTCAGGAGCCCTGGATACCGCAGGTGCTGCGCTTGTTGCTTGAATTCAGGATTTAGAGGCGTACGAGCCATGGTCACGCGTGTCGGCATGCTGGGAATGAGTGATGGTAACGGCCATCCGTTCTCTTTCTCCGCGATCATCAATGGTTACTCAGACAGTGGGATGCGGCATTCCGGCTGGCCAGGCATCTATGACTACGTGAGTCGCCGCCATGGGTCGGAATTCGGCGTGGGCGACCTGCGCGTCACCCATGCCTGGACGCAGCACGACGAACAGACGGCGCTACTTTGCAGGGCCGCAAGTATTGCGCATGCTGTTTCGTCACCTACCGATATGCTGGGTGAAGTGGATGCGATAATCCTTGCCCGGGACGATTACGTTTCGCACCTCCCTCTGGCCAAGCCATTTCTGGAAGCCGGTATCCCCGTATTTATCGATAAACCTCTGACACTGGATATCGACGAGTTGCGCTGGTTTACGCCTTATCTGGAGAGTGGGCTGCTGATGTCCTGCTCAGGGATGCGCTATGCCAAGGAACTGGATGCATGCAGAGCAGGGCAGATCAATCACGGTGAGATGAGACTGGTGCGCGGAACCATCCTCAACGATTGGGTGCGCTATGGTGTACATTTACTGGACGCCATCCTGCCGATGATGCCATCTCGCCCGATATCGGTAAGCGCCTTGCCTGGCGAACATGATTCTTTGGTTGTGCTAATGGAAGACGGTGTGCCGGTCCATATAGATGCCCTCGGGCAGGTGCCGGCGATGTTTCGTGTAGAAGTGATGGGTAGTCAGCATATCTCAAGCTTCGATATCACTGACAACTTCTCAATGTTCCGCCGTACGCTATGGGCTTTCTGGCGACAAATCGTCGAAGGGCGTCCGGCGATTGTTACGACAGAGACACTCGATGTCATTCGCACCCTGATCGCTGGAAAAATGGCGTTACAGAACCGAAAGGAGGTGTCACTTGATGGATTCGACGACCTTTTATGACCTGTTCGATCTCAAGGGGCGCGTCGCAATCGTGACCGGAGGGCTTGGTATTCTGGGGCAGAGTTTCTGCCAAGCCCTGGCCGAGTTTGGTGCCAATGTGGTGGTGGCCGATCTGGATGGAGAGTCTGCGGAGCGCTATGCAGCTGAGCTAGGACGGGATACGAACGTGCGTTGTATCGGCCTGCCCTGTGATGTCAGCGACGAGGCTTCGGTGGAGGCACTGGTCACTAGCACTTTGCAGCACTTCGGTGCCATCGACATTCTGCACAATAATGCGGCAAGCAAGTCCGATGATCTCGGGGCATTCTTCACACCGGTAGAAGAATACAGTCTGGCGGAATGGAGAAAGATCATGGCCGTCAATCTGGATGGAGTATTCCTGGTGTCGCGCAGTGTGGGTCGCCGCATGATTGAGCAGGGTAGGGGGGGAAGCATCATCCATACTGGCTCCATCTATGGCGAGTTAGGAAGCGACCCTCGCATTTATGAAGGATCTGAATACATGGGAATCGCCATTAACACGCCGCCTGTCTATGCCGCCTCCAAGGCAGGTGTGTCGGGCCTTGCAAGGTATCTTGCTACTAACTGGGCGCCGCACGGTATTCGGGTCAACACCTTGATTCCTGGTGGAGTCCAAAGCGGTCAGAACGCGGCATTCGTGGATCGTTACTCCCAGCGAGTGCCACTGGCAAGGATGGGGCAGCCCGGTGATCTAGTGGGAGCCCTTATTTTCCTGGCCTCTGATGCCTCGCGATACGTGACTGGTCAGTGCCTGTATGTCGATGGCGGACTCAGCGCCTGGTAGGACGCAGAACATCTCGATAACAACACAATGACTAGGTAGCGACGATCATGGCGAATAATCTCACCATCGTGATGTATCACTATGTCCGCCCCTTAAAAGAGTCCCACTATCCTGAGCTCAAGGCCCTTGAACTGGACAACTTTCGCGGTCAGCTTGATTTCATACAGCATCACTACACAGCAGTGACTATGGAAGACGTCATCGCTGCGAGCAGGGGCGAGGCCATGCTGCCGGAGCACGCCATCCTGCTGACCTTTGATGACGGTTACCGGGATCACTACGAGCATGTTTTTCCGCTTCTGTTGGAGCGAGGCATGCAAGGAAGTTTCTTTCCCCCGGCTTGTGCGGTGAGGGAAGGGCGAGTGTTAGACGTGAACAAGATTCACTTTACACTTGCCAGTAGAACCAATCCACAGCGGTTGATCGACGAGATCTTTGCTGAAATGGATGCTCACCGTAAACAATATGGTTTGCTCGGTAATGCGGAATACTTTGAGATTTTTTCGAGAGAAAGCCGCTATGACAGTGCCAAGGTGACCTTCATCAAGCGCATCCTGCAGAAGGGGCTGCCGGCGCCGATGCGAGGGCCCTTAATTGACCGGCTTTTTCGTCAATTTGTAACCCAAGATGAGCGTGACTTTGCGGCCGAACTGTACATGACTGATACCCAGCTTCGAGACCTACTTGATGCCGGCATGTTCATTGGCAGTCACGGTGATCAGCATCTGTGGCTGAATACACTTAGTGGCGAAGAACAGCTACGTGAAGTCGAAACCAGTCTGGAATTCATGGCTGACCTTGGTGTTGCGCTACAGGATTGGGTCATGTGTTACCCCTACGGTGGCTATAACGATGCTCTGCTGTCGCTATTGCGGAGAAAGGGCTGTGCACTGGGGCTGACGGTTGATGTCGGTGTGGCAGATCTAGCGATAACAGACTCTCTGTGCCTACCCAGGTTGGACACTAACGACTTACCCAATTCGCTTGACGCCTGCTTAGCACACGGTGAGCCGACCATCGACGGCCGGCATCTCGAGGCATAAACCCATATAAGTCGTCGTAACAGGACTGCCCATGACTAACATGATGAAACTGCTTGCCGACCTGACGCCGCTTAATCGCGTGGTCTGCTCTAGCGACTTTGATGACACCATTCGCTACATGCAGGATATTCTGCCATTTCGTGAACATACCTATTCGGCTGATAATCACTACAACGGTTGGGTGATTCCCAATAAATGGGATATCAAGACCGCAAGAATCGGTTATCAGGGCAAAACGATATACGAAAGCAGTCATCCGATGGCCGTCATGGCTCTCTCTATCCCGTTTAGTGGTACCGTCGATCGTGAGGAACTGCGGCGCCATCTCCATTACGACCACCGTTACCCCGATGCCGTCCCCTTCCACTTCCGGCAACTCTTTCGTAGTTGGCAGAGAGACTGGGGGTTCTGCGTGCCGAGAACCTTCTACGACGGCCTCGAGGAAGGGGACTACGATGTCCTGATCGAGACTGAAGAGGCGCCTGGAACACTGCGGGTGATTGATTACACCCTCGAAGGAAAATCGCCTGAAACCATCATTTTTGCCGCCAATCTGGACCACCCCGGTGTGGCCAACGACGGCCTATCCGGTGTGGCGGTAGGGGTGGCCCTGTTCGAGGCATTGCGCCGGCGACAGGAAAAGACGAACTTCAGCTACCGACTGGTACTGGCACCGGGGATTATCGGCAATGAGTATTATCTTGGCCACCTGATGAGAGAAGAGAAGGAACACTTGCTCGAAGGGGTGATGCTGGAAATGCTAGGTTCACCTACCGAATTGGCCCTGCAGTATTCTCGTCACCGAGAGTCCAATATAGAGTTGGCTGTAGCCGAATCTCTATTATCAAATGATTGCGAACACCATACCGGTGAGTTCGAGAGCGAGCTGCTAAATGACGAGTACATCTGGGAAGCCTATGGCATTCCCATGGCATCCTTGTCACGCTTCCCTTATCCCGAGTATCACACCGATCGCGATAATCTGGATTTAATGCGATCTGAGCGGCTGGAAGAGGCCGTAAAGGTGCTAATGCATGCAGTCGAGACCTTGGAGTCGAGCTCCATCCTCCGCAAGCGTTTCTCAGGGAACATCTGCCTTTCTAATCCCGAGTATGATCTCTACATTGATCCGGGACAGGTCGCCTTTGGCGATATGCCTGACGAGCAGCGCCGTCGCATGCGACTATTGATGGACACGATTCCTACCCTGACTCGGCCTACGAGCATCCATATTCTGGCGGGGCGAGTTGGCTTGCCATTATCGATGGTCGAGAATTATCTCGGAAAATGGGTTCGTCATGGCCTGCTGGAGCTGACCTGAACTTTCTCTTGTTATATGTAATGCTCGGGCCCCACCTAAAATATTGATTTGTTGGTTTAGTTTATTGTTTTTAGATATCGCTCCAGTGTTCGGAGTGGCTTCCAGTCTTTATTTGGGAATGGGGATTATGTTTAATAGTATAAAAGAGCTGTATTCCCTGTTGAACAAAGATCAGAGAAATAAACTCCTTGTCATGCAGATTATGGTGGTTTGTATGTCCTTCTCTGAGCTGGCAGGTGTCATTTCTGTTGGGCCTTTTATGGCCTTGGTTGGTGACATGAGCAGGCTCGAAGGTGACTCCATATGGGCTGAAATCTACCGTGCCAGCGGGGCTTCTTCCCCTTCTGACTTTATCTTCTGGTTTGGTGTTGGTGTATTGTTACTTCTCAGTATTACTACTCTGATATCGATAGTTACCACCTGGCAACTCGAAATGTTCGGTCATCGTGTAGGGGCGGAAATTTCGAGCCGTTTGTTTAAGCATTACATGTACCAGCCTTGGCTATTTCACGCCAATGGCAGTAGCAGTCAATTGTCCAAACAAATTGCTCAGGAGTGTCAGCGTATTACGGTATCTGTAATAACTCCTTTGATGAACATGAATGCCAAAGCTGTTATGGCAAGCCTGATGGCGACGGCACTGTTCATTTACGATCCGCTAGTAGCGACAGTCGGCTTGCTAATCTTTACGATCGCATATCTTCTGCTTTACCGTACAGTGCGCCGTCGGTTGATCAACAATGGAACGACAGTTTCGGAAACTCAGGCTCTACGATTCAAGTTGATGGCAGAGGGTTTTGGAGGCATCAAGGATGCACTCTTGCTGGGGCGGCAGCGCGTCTTTACTGAACGTTTCGAAAAAGTGAGCCAGCGTTTTGCCAATGCGCAGGGAGCTACCTTGGCGATGAGCCAGGTACCGCGCTTTGCGATGGAGTTGGTCGCCTTCGGTGCGGTGATATTCCTCGTGCTTTACCTTTTGGCTGCTCATCAAGGCAACTTGGGCACCATCCTGCCGGTACTTTCCGTGTATGCGCTGGCTGGCTTCAAACTTCTTCCGGCCTTTCAGCAGATCTACTCCAGTGTTTCGCGGGTGCGCGGTAACCTTGCCGCATTCGAGTCAATGCGTGATGACCTTCACGCCAGTGTGGTCAGCAGTGTTGATCAGGAGCGCGCGGATCCCAAGAAAGCTGACCGCTGGGTGCCTCGGCAGTCTATAGAATTTCGCGACGTCCATTTTACATATCCGGGTAAGCAAGCGTCTGCCGTAGATGGGCTGACACTGAAGATCACGGCGAATCAAGTCATTGGTCTTGTCGGAGCCTCGGGTTCTGGGAAGTCGACTGCCATCGATCTGCTTCTAGGGTTGATCGACCCCTCAAGTGGCCAGGTACTGATCGATGGTGAGCCCCTGACCACGATGAACAAACGTGCATGGCAGAACAGTCTGGGCCTGGTGCCTCAAAGCATTTTTCTCTCCGATACAAGCATTCGCGAGAATATTGCTTTTGGGCTTCCGCCATCTGCAATCAATGATGTACGCGTGAGACGTGCGGCAAATTTGGCTAATCTCGATGAACTGATATCGGAGCTACCCGAGGGGCTGGAAACTGATGTGGGTGAACGTGGTGTCCAGCTTTCTGGTGGGCAGCGTCAGCGGATCGGTATCGCCCGTGCCTTGTATCATGATGCCGACGTACTGGTGTTGGATGAAGCAACCAGTGCCTTGGATGGTATCACGGAGCAGCTGGTTATGGACGCCATTCATGAGTTTTCGGGCACCAAGACGATCGTCATTATTGCTCATCGCCTCGCTACCGTGAAGCAGTGCGACTGTATCTATCTGATTAAGGATGGAAGAGTTCTTGATCAGGGGCGATTTGAGGACCTGGTAATTCGTAACGATACCTTCAAGCGGATGGCGGAACGGGCCTGAGTCGTCTCAATACTGTTTCTCTAACCATTAAGCCTTGCCAGCAGGCGGTTGGTATTAAATTGACCGCCAGTTAAAGAATAAAATGCCTTACAAAGCTGAGGAGTGGCTCAGGATGAAAAATATCTTTTTTCTACTTTCCGTGAGTGAGTCTTTTTTTACGAACTGTATGGAGTTGTTTAAAAAGGGTCCTAGTAGCAAGAATGTATACTTGTCTTGCTTTTCATATTGCAACAAAAATGACAGCGATTTATCTGTTTTTGATCATGTTGTGTATTTCAAGGATGTTCTTGAGTCCAAAGAAAAAAAAAGTATGGAAGAATACCTTCGCCAGGCGAAACGGATGGAAGACGAGTATCAGTTCGTCTTGTCCGACTTGATCCATGCTGAGCGTAACTTTGATCGCTTTGATAAGCAGGATGCATTTCGCATCGCTATTTCAATGGCACTAAAGGTAGAAGAGATACATTCTTCGAAGCCAATTGAAATGGTTGTGTCAGAAGGGCTGGATGACTTCTTAAGTATGTTCCTATACTTCTTATCTAAAAAGATTGATATACCTTTCAGGTATCCCGTCCGGAGCAGGATAGGTACGGGACTGTATCTGTCTGATGGCCCAGACGGTCATGTTGTCACGGCAAGCTTGCGCAACAAAGGGAAGTCTATGCTTGAGGCCGATGCCTATATAGAAGGTTATTTAAAGGAGAAGATTCAGCCATCATATATGGTCGCGAATAGGCGGTTCTTCAAGGTAGCCAGTAAGCAAGATTTCCTCACCTTGGGAAAGATGCTTATTCGAAAAGATAGAAAAACAACCTTTCACGCTTACGAGGATCCCTTTAGTGCCGTGAAGAAGAGGGTGGTTAGGATAATCAATGCATCAAGATATTCTTCATGCCTGAGCAAGAACGAAGCTAATATTGAAAAACTGTCAGATATGGGGTTGAAATATTTTATTTATCCTCTGCATTTTCACCCAGAAGCATCAACGCTTGTAAAAGGACGTTGGATAAATAACCAGCTGCAGATTATTGAATTTATCTCAAAGTCATTACCTTCAGATTGCGTACTGCTTGTAAAGGAACATAAGGTATCTATTGGTAGAAGAGAACGCAGCTTTTATGACGAAGTCGTTAAGCACCATAATGTGATGTTGGTCAGCCACAAGCTGAATCCTCATGATCTGATAAAGCGTTCCTGCGGGGTGGTGACCATATCCTCTAGCATGGGGTTGGAAGCAATATTTCATGATAAAGCCGTAATATGTTTTGGCGATGTTTTTTACAACCAGGTAAGCGGTGTGGTAAACGCTAGAAATATTGCCAAAATGAATGAGTATGTGTTGGAAGCCCTAGATTTCAAAGGGTACTCACAAGGTGATGTTAGATGTCTTATACATGACATAATAACCTCATCAGTTTTTCCGGATGAAGACTTTAGTCCACACAAATATGCAGAGGAACATTGTGAAGTCTTCCTGGATTTACTCGCAGCGGATATTGATTTTGTCATTAACGGTAAAGCGTTGAGGGTAAATGTAGCATAGCCTTCATGTGTTGGTTTTGTATTTTCTTGCGGATACATTACTATTGATAAGTTATCTAGTAGTGTTTCTCAGAATAAATTTCATGTCGATTATTTTCCCGGCGGGAGATTTAAATGTGCGGCATCTTTTTTTGCAAAGTCCTTGATGAGGCGGGGTGCGGCCCTGCCAACCTGGATGAGTTGTTTTCCAGTGCTCTTGAAAAAATGAGGTACCGCGGGCAAGATAACGTAGCTATAAGAAAAATAAATGGGCTTCACTTTGGTCATTCTCGCCTGGCGATAAATGGTTTGAATCCGGAGTCCAATCAGCCTGTGGTAACTGATGACTACGCTCTTATATTTAATGGCGAATATTATAATTATAAAGAAGATTATGCCCACAAGGGTTCAGATACTCTGGCGCTATTCGATCATTTGCTGGAAAATCCGGATGCCCACTCTTTCGTGAATGGTCCATATGCCTATGCGTGGTACGATATAAAAAACGACAAAGTTGTATTTCGCAGAGATGTTTTTGGCGAAAAGCCACTTTATTACTATAAAGATGAGACGGTTGTTTTAGTATCATCCACTCTTAAATCTATTTTGTTTTTTGTCAAAGGTATCGGTGGTAGGGTGCTGCTGAATATTGATGCTTTACGCTGTGACTATGTGTTGAATGGTTTTATCAGGGAGCCTGAAACTGTTTGGAAAGGTATATATGAAATACCTCCTAACCATTCACTTTTTTTAAATGGAGTTGATATTTTATTGAAGAAGGAAAGTTTCTTTTGTTCAGCCGATTCGCGATCTTCAGTCGCTGAAAAATATTTGAAATATTCGTTAATAACTCGGGATGTTGATGCTGCGTTATTGCTAAGTTCAGGAGTGGACTCTAGTTATCTTCTGGTAAAGTCGATTGAATCGGGCGCCGGATTGTCATTGGTAACTTATGGAGGGTGTGATGGAAGCGGGGAAGTTAGTGAAGTTGAGAATAACCTATCTTTTATAGACTTAAACGAAGCTGGTTGTAAATTCTCCGCACTCCAGAAAGTGGGTGAAGGTCGTCCAGACTGTATCAGCGAAGAAATCGCGTTTTATGCAGGAATTATGGAGCAACCCACTTCCGATGGTCTCCAGGTTCACAGGATTCTGCAGCATTTGAAAAGTGAGTTTCCCCACCTGAAGGTTGTATATTCTGGTTTAGGCGGTGACGAAATATTCGGAGGCTATCCTTCTTTTAACAATTATCAGCTGATAAATATATTAGCTAGTATTCCCAAGTCATTTCTCCTTGTTCCAAAGATGAGAAGGTTTTTAGAGGGAAGAGAAATGCTGGGTGAGTGGGGAGTCATGGCATACTATTTTCTCTACAGGGCTGATTCCTGTTTCGTAAAAAAAGAGCACGAGGACACATTGAGAGAGTCTTATAGACGATTTAAGGAAGGCATTTACGAGTCTGTGCCATCAGGGCTTTTTGAGCGATACAAGGACTGCTCTAGCATGCAGTTAAAGTTGCTTGAGACGTTTGATTACTGCAAGAACCAGTTGCTGAGAGATATGGATAATATCTCAATGCATCATGGCGTTGAAGCAAGAGCCCCTCTCCTTAATCCGCACCTGATCATGCAGGCTGTAGACAATAAAAAGGGTCTGAAAGAATACGTGCAAGCTAGGACGAAAATATCTTTTGGAAAGAAAAAAGGGTTTTCTATTTTAGATCATGATTGTTTAGAGAAATATAAAAAATCTTTGAGTCGCAACCGGGAGGTGCTTAATGCAGTCTTTGGGGAAAAAGTCTGCAATGTAAATTATCTTCTGGATATTGGTGCAATGAGAAAATTCTCCTTTATCGCTGAGTGGTTGAAGGTGAATGTTGCAGTTTGTGAGGTTGATGGGGAAACGTTAGTTGCAAGATAAATTTGAGTGCCTTATTTGAATCGAAAAAGAAGATTTCTGCAGTTTGCTCTAGTTCCTTAAGATTTTCCTTAGAGTCGGTTGAGGATGGCATTCATCTCATGTATGGACGCCGATAACATAAGGGCATGCCGAGATAAAAGTTATGGATGATGTTCGCACCCCTCTTGTAAGTATTTATATGACGGTAAGGAATGGTTTTCCATTTCTTCCTAAATCCATCGAAAGTATTAAAAAGCAAACATATTTAAACTGGGAAGCTGTGATCGTTGATGATGGCTCAAGCGATGACTCTGTGAAATATTTGCGTGAAGTTGAGAAGCAGGATTCACGCTTCAGGATTATTGCGACAGAGGGGGTTGGCCGTGGCAAAGCATTAAACATGGCAATTGCAAATGCTCGCGGCGTATATGTTGCCAACTTGGATGCAGATGACTTGTCACATCCTCAGCGTATAGAGGTGCAAGTTGATATTTTGTTAAATAATAAATGTCTTTTTTTGTGTAGTGAGACCAGCTTTTTTCATGATGATGCCAGTGTCGATTGGTTTTCTTTCAATTATCCATTTAACAGCCAAGTTTATGATGTTTCGATGGGGTTGATGAAAAGAAACCCAGTTAGTCACATAAGTGTTATTTGTGATCGTTGTAGTATTATGGAGGTTGGGGGATATAACGAAAACAGGAAATCACAGCTTGACTATGAGCTATGGTTCAGGCTTGTTAAGCATGGTGTTAGGCTCCAGAAAACGGGATACTCTCTTGTCTCTAAGAGGATACATACAGGGCAATCATTCGAGAACAAGAGACGATTATATTACCTTTTGTCCAGCACCCTACTTCAGAATGCAATAATTACTGAAATGAAGGGCGGTGTTAAATATCGTGCTTACCCCGCTTTTAGGTTTTTTTATGGTTTATTGCCTCAAAAACTCCGTGTGCGTATTAGACAGTGATTGAGAGACAAGGATCGTCATTTCACAGTCTGGCGACATGATTTGCAGGTGTCACCTTTCACTTCTATTAATACAAAATTAAGTTATCAGTTAGGAAGGTGTCGGCATGATGCGGATGATTTTGTGCACTCTAGTTTTTGCTAGCTTGTTAAGCCCAGTATATTTTTATCCGAGTGGGAATCCGCAGCCTACTGATTATATTTTTTTGGCTTTGGTTTTTATGGTATATTTCCATTCTATGGCGACCTCAAGGGAGTTGCCATTAGCAAAGATTCCTCTTTGCTGGGGGCTGCTGGCGTACTGGGTATTCATTCATTGCCTTGTTTCATCTTTAGCTCTCCAGTCATCTGACTTTTATAGAACGATGGCATTCTGGATGTATAATACTGCAGTGGCGTCCTGTTTTTTGTATTTGCTTGGGATGGGGCCTAAAAGCAAGATTTATGTTGAATGGGGTATTTGCCTAGGGCTAATTACTTCCGGGGTTGGTGTGATTGTTTCACTAGGTGTAGAAGGTCGTGCGGTTGGTTTTTTTAATAATCCCAATCAGCTTGCTTTCTTTTCTTTGTTAGGAATCTCTTCCTTGTTGGTGCTTGCCAGGATGAGCTTGCTCGTCAGGCCTCTTGTGATCTTAGCCGTTTTATCTGGAGTTTTAGGTATCTTTGCTGCTGCGTCATTAGCAGCCATCGCAGGCTTCTTCTTGGTGGTAATGGGTTACTTGTTTGCGAATTTACAGCCAAAACAGCTCTTCCGTTTCTCGGTTATCCTTTCGCTGCTTTTCATGACTACCTTGCTGGTTGATGATGAAGCTGTGGTTGTAATATCTGAAAATATTTATAACAGGTCGGTGGTGGCAGAGGGGAAGTTTGATTCTATAGCCGAGGAAAGAAATTATGACCGTATTTTGGCTTTTCCGGAGTACGCCTTGTTAGGGGCCGGGGAAGGACACTTGGAAAGATTTTATCCATATAATAAAAACGAAATACATTCAAGCCTTGGCAATCTTCTTTTTGCATATGGTATTCCTGGGATAGCATTGTTCTTGGCATTGCTATTTTCAATTGTGAGAAGTTCGCCACTACCCATCTGGTTCGTCGTGTCAGGCCCCATAGTTTATTCATTGACCCACATGGGCCTGAGAACGACATTGTTTTGGATCTTCTTAGCCATAGTTTGGTCAGAATATGGCGCAAAGGAAAGATATGCTTGAGTTCAGGAATATAAAACGAATTGTTTTGGTGTGTGGTGGTTTATGTTGGCTTTTGTCGTGATTTTTTATTTATTATCTATGGTCTAACTGGTCATGGTTGTTGTCCCTGCTACATACAAGCCTAGCTTCTGCATATTCAGCATGATTAACTACAACCGCTACGCACAAAGGGCAAGGCACGCAGATGAAACGATTCCTGATGATTGCCAGTTTTCCTGATTCCCTTGTCACTTTCCGTGGCCAGTTGCTCGATGCATTGCGCGAAAATGGATGTGAGGTGCATGTCGCATGCCCTGACATTCGCAAGGATAGCGCGGTCTGTGAGCACTTGGAGTCCAGGGGGATTATCGTGCATGACATCCCGATGCAGCGCACGGGGATAAACCCGGTGGCCGACCTCAAGACACTCGGAAATCTCTCCCGCCTGATGCGCCGTATTCAGCCAGATGTCGTCATGGGGTACACCATTAAGCCGGTGATCTATGGAACTCTCAGTGCTTGGCTGTGCCAAGTGCCCAGGCGATTTGTCTTGATCACTGGCCTGGGCTATACATTCACCTCCGATGCATCGGGTAGATGGTTCTGCAAGCGCCGGGGGTTGCTGTGGGTCGTAGGATCCCTGTACCGCCTGGCTTTGCTCGGAGCCCACAAGGTGTTCTTCCAGAACCCCGATGACCAGGCGCTCTTTCGGCAACTGAAGGTGCTTTCGGCCAGGAGCCCCTCGCACGTCGTCAACGGCTCTGGGGTTGACCTGGACCAGTACGCTGTGGCGTCACAGGCGAAGGGTCCGCTCAGATTTCTGATGATCGCCAGACTGCTCGGTGATAAGGGTGTGCGCGAGTATGTAAAGGCTGCCCGACAAGTGCACCGGACCCATCCTCAAGTGACGTTCGCCTTGGCAGGCTGGATTGATGACAATCCCGATGCCATTGCCCCACAGGAGCTCGATGATTGGATCGTCGAGGGCACCGTCGACTATCTCGGCTGTCTCGATGATGTACGGCCTGCTATTGCTGCTTGCCATGTCTACGTGCTGCCTTCCTATCGCGAAGGCACGCCTCGCACGGTACTCGA
The genomic region above belongs to Halomonas sp. YLGW01 and contains:
- a CDS encoding ABC transporter ATP-binding protein codes for the protein MFNSIKELYSLLNKDQRNKLLVMQIMVVCMSFSELAGVISVGPFMALVGDMSRLEGDSIWAEIYRASGASSPSDFIFWFGVGVLLLLSITTLISIVTTWQLEMFGHRVGAEISSRLFKHYMYQPWLFHANGSSSQLSKQIAQECQRITVSVITPLMNMNAKAVMASLMATALFIYDPLVATVGLLIFTIAYLLLYRTVRRRLINNGTTVSETQALRFKLMAEGFGGIKDALLLGRQRVFTERFEKVSQRFANAQGATLAMSQVPRFAMELVAFGAVIFLVLYLLAAHQGNLGTILPVLSVYALAGFKLLPAFQQIYSSVSRVRGNLAAFESMRDDLHASVVSSVDQERADPKKADRWVPRQSIEFRDVHFTYPGKQASAVDGLTLKITANQVIGLVGASGSGKSTAIDLLLGLIDPSSGQVLIDGEPLTTMNKRAWQNSLGLVPQSIFLSDTSIRENIAFGLPPSAINDVRVRRAANLANLDELISELPEGLETDVGERGVQLSGGQRQRIGIARALYHDADVLVLDEATSALDGITEQLVMDAIHEFSGTKTIVIIAHRLATVKQCDCIYLIKDGRVLDQGRFEDLVIRNDTFKRMAERA
- a CDS encoding asparagine synthetase B family protein, translated to MCGIFFCKVLDEAGCGPANLDELFSSALEKMRYRGQDNVAIRKINGLHFGHSRLAINGLNPESNQPVVTDDYALIFNGEYYNYKEDYAHKGSDTLALFDHLLENPDAHSFVNGPYAYAWYDIKNDKVVFRRDVFGEKPLYYYKDETVVLVSSTLKSILFFVKGIGGRVLLNIDALRCDYVLNGFIREPETVWKGIYEIPPNHSLFLNGVDILLKKESFFCSADSRSSVAEKYLKYSLITRDVDAALLLSSGVDSSYLLVKSIESGAGLSLVTYGGCDGSGEVSEVENNLSFIDLNEAGCKFSALQKVGEGRPDCISEEIAFYAGIMEQPTSDGLQVHRILQHLKSEFPHLKVVYSGLGGDEIFGGYPSFNNYQLINILASIPKSFLLVPKMRRFLEGREMLGEWGVMAYYFLYRADSCFVKKEHEDTLRESYRRFKEGIYESVPSGLFERYKDCSSMQLKLLETFDYCKNQLLRDMDNISMHHGVEARAPLLNPHLIMQAVDNKKGLKEYVQARTKISFGKKKGFSILDHDCLEKYKKSLSRNREVLNAVFGEKVCNVNYLLDIGAMRKFSFIAEWLKVNVAVCEVDGETLVAR
- a CDS encoding glycosyltransferase family 4 protein encodes the protein MKRFLMIASFPDSLVTFRGQLLDALRENGCEVHVACPDIRKDSAVCEHLESRGIIVHDIPMQRTGINPVADLKTLGNLSRLMRRIQPDVVMGYTIKPVIYGTLSAWLCQVPRRFVLITGLGYTFTSDASGRWFCKRRGLLWVVGSLYRLALLGAHKVFFQNPDDQALFRQLKVLSARSPSHVVNGSGVDLDQYAVASQAKGPLRFLMIARLLGDKGVREYVKAARQVHRTHPQVTFALAGWIDDNPDAIAPQELDDWIVEGTVDYLGCLDDVRPAIAACHVYVLPSYREGTPRTVLEAMAMGKAVITSDAPGCRETVIDGVNGYLVPVRDVSQLAVAMRRFIDTPELTGAMGCKSREIAEAKYDVNKVNADILEQLGMGANAQEPRAEAVTRELRGLHGKTTP
- a CDS encoding glycosyltransferase family 2 protein, whose protein sequence is MDDVRTPLVSIYMTVRNGFPFLPKSIESIKKQTYLNWEAVIVDDGSSDDSVKYLREVEKQDSRFRIIATEGVGRGKALNMAIANARGVYVANLDADDLSHPQRIEVQVDILLNNKCLFLCSETSFFHDDASVDWFSFNYPFNSQVYDVSMGLMKRNPVSHISVICDRCSIMEVGGYNENRKSQLDYELWFRLVKHGVRLQKTGYSLVSKRIHTGQSFENKRRLYYLLSSTLLQNAIITEMKGGVKYRAYPAFRFFYGLLPQKLRVRIRQ